A genomic region of Thermodesulfobacteriota bacterium contains the following coding sequences:
- a CDS encoding GNAT family N-acetyltransferase, translating to MNRSIRYQLGIPEDCRQKAAQLYAEAFSQKFMPIIGSKEKLIGILYDAIKPECGIAALKDEQLVGLCGFYHNGISFTAGMSSSVIIKHLGYIKGTWAILLLWILYERKPAAGELWMDGIVVDTDMRGKGVGRNILEQLNSFAKEKRYKCIKLDVIDTNNRAKKLYESQGFVETKTSYHPYLKPFFGFSASATMIKSL from the coding sequence ATGAACAGATCTATACGATATCAATTGGGCATTCCTGAGGACTGCAGGCAAAAGGCAGCCCAGCTCTATGCTGAAGCTTTTAGTCAAAAGTTCATGCCTATTATTGGATCTAAAGAAAAACTAATCGGTATTCTATATGATGCAATAAAGCCAGAGTGCGGAATTGCAGCTCTTAAAGATGAGCAGCTTGTTGGTCTATGCGGATTTTATCATAACGGAATCTCATTTACTGCAGGAATGAGCTCATCGGTAATCATTAAACACCTGGGCTATATTAAGGGGACTTGGGCAATATTGCTACTTTGGATTCTTTATGAGAGAAAGCCTGCTGCTGGCGAGCTTTGGATGGATGGAATAGTAGTAGATACTGATATGAGGGGAAAGGGAGTTGGCAGAAATATATTGGAGCAGCTTAACTCATTTGCAAAGGAGAAAAGGTACAAGTGCATAAAACTTGACGTCATAGACACTAATAACAGAGCTAAAAAACTCTATGAGTCTCAAGGTTTTGTAGAAACGAAAACCAGCTACCATCCATACTTAAAACCATTTTTTGGTTTCTCAGCATCCGCAACAATGATCAAGAGTCTGTAA